One Pseudomonas tolaasii NCPPB 2192 genomic window carries:
- a CDS encoding NEL-type E3 ubiquitin ligase domain-containing protein, with amino-acid sequence MPVDTSSLEPQTAAYEVIKQTVPAWLTQASASTREALKAAPTHEVDWLDHLNGSERRQLQQYTSACAHSQNALDQAMAGLPGAEAFAKPLLAAALKAQFGIEPDLDSTYLDLRKPVELGAFGIRIGSFSVLTLSLLQAALHNFEEDECASGAFAPTSRFKRGPAEHDASVTLGMSIEAFLSLCRRLDIGAQYQARLTAFFHNASGLRDLVIQAQKDALQAAAYTALLKHDIGPGDYAVMGAVIAGEREIRDNGKPVWFNDLSLMGLRLSGCTAFVAVDKYQHAQEVLVYIPHDPQHPLKKYPNLQALQAELTRQLMADAKRGTGLTAYQGFLKNSIAYTDQPTYLRRLTEDASDAPGDPYGTLRIGQYILPFVSATVSLLIGPKQLPPAPTAREPIKDPNFYIQVIAKREPWQANVELWGDNFDKLRDKLIADARGHAVPTADVDAAVRARKVAALESAGLLALNLVSMFVPGLGEVMMAVMAAQLLYETFEGVVEWHEGDREAALGHLADVAENLVFIGVMAAGGRVVHKALSTPAVVESLKPVRLPNGQQKLWKADLTPYRVSVQLAPDAKPDVLGLYAHQGQSVLPLEGDHFAVAYDAQSAEYRIQHPTRPQAYAPRLAHNHEGAWQHELEHPLTWDAPTTQRRLGQPAQGLSAERLRQACEASGIDADALRAGHLDQEPVPLALADTLQRFKGAEEVADFIAQMKSESALVYAKADPVLQMDLLRRRGMLPGESYVVLERDGTHVWSDPVLPGQSRQAIVLAEGAQARGELLQEVLGYFQADDPALSEFPSQASESLPERARQLRHYLGAEAQSFESALVEERYKARNFSANPDVTRLQGQFPSLPSAMAEHMLKTLDDDALQRFRSAGQLPPNVLEQAQWQVQELRLTRAWEGLFADSLANADTQRLQALGTDSRANLRTALLEQPLLKPAYDPSMRLLGGGRGVRQLMDTAANALRSPAERVRRLFPDFTEDQTQALLHSLGSEVRSGLSRLEDEYTTLKRDLKRWVRDNAPPVSTTAFDRQGGFVKTFADAIKRCWRRQTNTLSIVPGHPLNLPALTADFSHVEALELANTPWNSDARTFLNNFRQLKRLSIREAALSELPEGLEQMSQLTQLQLRKNRIRLTPQAVEQLGRLNRMEWLDLSQNPLGLAPDLSNMPHLRYVFLRSTELEHWPTGLRDQSGLRELNLEDNHLRTIPPEHLEPPAEYAEQMIKINQVTSIRGNHLSAQAEQALDDYWRRLSHTHPELLLNGRGDRFSVESPAIAQVRQMNPNYDIGRCRQYIWNLGEDAEGQLSRQFQEYSDLKAQLDGWVFSGGGARQRYVRMNQVLENLAQRDDRVMARTRILACWRQETPMKFAADGTPIGLELDLSGLALPSLPDLEADFSHVASLKLTGMNLSTSPEGFLSGFQGVRWLDLSNNQLRELPPAVGQMHGLTRLFLDDNQIRLTAGSARVLAERTTLRALWMSRNPLGMVPDFSRIPDIRSVRLSGTDIPRWPAGLESQTLLDEIDLSHNQLTTLPEGLIAPTEQQLERSVRLSTITNVGNNPLTEATLQQVRAYAERLEEGGQLQGGRPLRLISTALGLRSPVVVRPLGAPFERWARGFDAQELAGRGAQWSTLRDDPGSQGFFEVLADMEAPAAGREDLQRRVWEVIDSITEPSAESAALREDMFTWAGRAACCDRAALSFSNLEVMQLVYRAKAAAGDAAQGPALLKLARGLFRLDEVEKTALQRIAERTEQIRNDPQLSDQAKRRAIGRLDEVEVRLAYRYGLKDDLELPGQPGQARFIAMGNVTPQDLTNARERILALNNSPQERQALLSRDFWKDYVTSKHRVQFDALSKPFHEQLAQRLEQVEAGTLSRTDYDTQARGLQDQLGIAEADLIERLTTTELEEYPQPGPPEA; translated from the coding sequence ATGCCCGTTGATACATCCAGCCTCGAACCGCAAACCGCCGCTTACGAGGTGATCAAACAAACAGTGCCCGCCTGGCTGACCCAGGCGTCGGCCAGCACCCGCGAGGCCCTCAAGGCCGCGCCCACCCATGAAGTCGATTGGCTCGACCACCTCAACGGCAGCGAACGCCGCCAGTTGCAGCAGTACACCAGTGCCTGCGCGCACTCGCAAAATGCCCTCGACCAGGCCATGGCCGGCCTGCCCGGCGCCGAAGCGTTCGCCAAGCCGTTGCTGGCGGCGGCACTCAAGGCGCAGTTCGGTATTGAGCCGGACCTGGACAGCACTTATCTGGACCTGCGCAAACCCGTCGAACTGGGCGCGTTTGGCATCCGCATCGGCAGTTTTTCGGTATTGACCCTGAGCCTGCTGCAAGCGGCGCTGCACAACTTCGAAGAAGATGAATGCGCGTCAGGTGCCTTTGCCCCCACGTCACGTTTCAAGCGCGGGCCGGCTGAACACGACGCCAGTGTGACCCTGGGCATGAGCATCGAAGCCTTCCTGAGCCTGTGCCGTCGCCTCGACATCGGTGCGCAGTATCAGGCGCGGCTGACGGCGTTTTTCCACAACGCCAGCGGCCTGCGCGACCTGGTGATCCAGGCCCAGAAAGACGCCCTTCAAGCGGCCGCCTACACCGCATTGCTCAAGCACGACATCGGGCCCGGTGACTACGCCGTAATGGGTGCGGTGATCGCAGGGGAGCGAGAGATCCGCGACAACGGCAAGCCGGTCTGGTTCAACGACCTGAGCCTGATGGGCCTGCGCCTGTCGGGCTGCACCGCGTTCGTGGCCGTCGACAAATACCAGCACGCCCAAGAGGTGCTGGTGTACATTCCCCATGACCCGCAACACCCGCTGAAAAAGTATCCCAACCTTCAAGCCTTGCAGGCAGAGCTGACCCGCCAATTGATGGCTGACGCCAAGCGGGGCACGGGGCTCACTGCCTATCAAGGGTTTCTCAAGAACTCCATTGCCTACACCGACCAGCCGACCTACCTGCGCCGCCTCACCGAGGACGCGTCCGACGCGCCCGGTGATCCCTACGGCACCCTGCGCATCGGTCAATACATCTTGCCGTTCGTCTCGGCGACCGTCTCGCTGCTGATCGGCCCCAAACAATTGCCCCCCGCGCCCACCGCTCGCGAGCCGATCAAGGATCCGAACTTTTACATCCAGGTCATCGCCAAGCGCGAGCCGTGGCAAGCCAATGTCGAACTCTGGGGGGACAACTTCGATAAGCTGCGCGACAAGCTGATTGCCGACGCCCGTGGCCATGCCGTGCCCACGGCGGATGTGGACGCGGCGGTGCGTGCCAGAAAGGTTGCCGCCCTGGAAAGTGCCGGGCTGCTGGCGCTGAACCTGGTCTCAATGTTTGTGCCGGGGCTTGGGGAAGTGATGATGGCGGTCATGGCCGCGCAACTGCTCTACGAGACCTTCGAAGGCGTGGTGGAGTGGCATGAAGGCGACCGCGAGGCGGCGTTGGGGCACCTGGCTGATGTGGCCGAAAACCTGGTGTTTATCGGCGTGATGGCGGCTGGCGGCAGGGTCGTGCACAAGGCGCTCAGCACCCCGGCGGTGGTTGAGTCACTCAAGCCTGTGAGGCTGCCCAATGGCCAGCAAAAACTGTGGAAGGCCGATCTGACGCCCTACAGGGTGTCGGTGCAGCTGGCGCCCGATGCCAAGCCGGATGTACTGGGGCTGTATGCCCATCAAGGGCAAAGCGTGTTGCCATTGGAGGGCGACCACTTTGCCGTGGCCTACGACGCGCAAAGCGCCGAATACCGCATCCAGCATCCGACCCGTCCTCAGGCCTACGCGCCGCGCCTGGCGCATAACCATGAGGGTGCCTGGCAGCATGAGCTTGAACACCCGTTGACCTGGGATGCTCCGACGACCCAGCGCCGCCTGGGGCAGCCTGCGCAAGGCCTGAGTGCCGAGCGCCTGCGCCAGGCCTGTGAGGCCAGCGGCATCGACGCCGATGCCTTGCGCGCCGGGCATCTGGACCAGGAACCGGTGCCCCTGGCGCTCGCCGATACGTTGCAGCGCTTCAAGGGTGCGGAGGAGGTGGCGGACTTTATTGCGCAGATGAAGTCGGAGAGTGCCTTGGTGTACGCCAAGGCCGACCCGGTGCTGCAAATGGACCTGTTGCGCCGCCGGGGCATGCTGCCGGGTGAGTCCTACGTGGTGCTTGAGCGCGATGGCACACACGTCTGGAGTGATCCGGTGCTGCCCGGTCAGTCTCGCCAGGCGATAGTGCTTGCCGAGGGTGCACAAGCGCGTGGTGAGTTGTTGCAAGAGGTGCTGGGTTACTTTCAAGCGGATGATCCGGCGCTAAGCGAGTTTCCCAGCCAGGCGAGTGAGTCGTTGCCCGAGCGCGCACGCCAACTGCGTCACTACCTCGGCGCCGAGGCCCAATCCTTTGAAAGCGCGCTGGTGGAGGAGCGCTACAAGGCGCGCAATTTCAGCGCCAACCCCGATGTCACGCGGCTCCAGGGGCAGTTCCCCAGCCTGCCGAGCGCGATGGCCGAGCACATGCTCAAAACCCTCGATGACGACGCATTGCAGCGTTTTCGCAGCGCCGGCCAGTTGCCGCCCAACGTGCTGGAGCAGGCCCAATGGCAGGTCCAGGAGTTGCGCCTGACCCGCGCCTGGGAAGGGCTGTTCGCGGACTCGTTGGCCAATGCCGACACCCAGCGCCTGCAAGCCCTGGGTACCGATTCACGCGCGAACCTGCGCACGGCGTTGCTCGAGCAACCGCTGCTCAAGCCGGCCTACGACCCTTCGATGCGTTTGCTCGGCGGCGGTCGTGGCGTACGGCAGCTGATGGACACGGCCGCCAACGCCCTGCGCTCACCGGCCGAGCGCGTGCGCCGGCTGTTCCCGGACTTTACCGAGGACCAGACCCAGGCCTTGCTGCACTCACTCGGCTCCGAGGTGCGCAGCGGGTTGTCGCGCCTTGAGGACGAATACACCACCCTCAAGCGCGACCTCAAGCGCTGGGTGCGGGACAACGCCCCGCCGGTGAGCACTACGGCCTTCGATCGCCAGGGCGGGTTCGTCAAGACATTCGCCGATGCCATCAAGCGTTGCTGGCGTCGCCAGACCAACACCCTCAGCATCGTCCCTGGCCACCCGCTCAACCTGCCCGCGCTCACGGCGGATTTCAGCCATGTCGAAGCGCTGGAACTGGCCAACACGCCGTGGAACAGCGATGCCCGGACCTTCCTGAATAACTTCAGGCAGCTCAAGCGCCTGAGTATCCGCGAAGCAGCCCTCAGCGAGCTGCCCGAAGGCCTGGAGCAGATGAGTCAACTGACTCAGTTGCAGTTGCGCAAGAACCGGATTCGCCTGACGCCTCAGGCTGTGGAACAACTGGGGCGCCTCAATCGGATGGAATGGCTGGACCTGTCGCAGAACCCTCTCGGCCTGGCCCCGGATTTGAGCAACATGCCGCACTTGAGGTACGTGTTCCTCAGGAGTACCGAACTGGAGCACTGGCCCACCGGGTTGCGGGATCAGAGTGGTCTGCGCGAACTCAACCTGGAGGACAACCACCTGCGCACGATCCCGCCCGAGCACCTGGAGCCGCCGGCCGAGTACGCTGAGCAAATGATCAAGATCAACCAGGTAACGTCGATCAGGGGCAATCATTTATCCGCCCAGGCGGAACAGGCGCTGGACGATTATTGGCGGCGGTTGTCCCACACCCATCCTGAGCTGCTGCTCAACGGTCGCGGAGACCGTTTCTCGGTGGAGTCTCCCGCCATCGCCCAAGTGCGGCAGATGAACCCCAATTACGATATTGGCCGATGCCGACAGTACATCTGGAACCTGGGGGAGGACGCCGAGGGGCAGTTGTCTCGCCAGTTCCAGGAATACAGCGACCTCAAGGCGCAACTGGACGGTTGGGTGTTTTCCGGCGGCGGCGCGCGCCAGCGCTACGTGCGCATGAACCAGGTCCTGGAAAACCTGGCGCAACGTGACGACCGCGTCATGGCCCGTACCCGCATCCTGGCATGCTGGCGCCAGGAAACCCCGATGAAATTTGCCGCTGACGGCACGCCTATCGGGCTGGAGCTGGACCTCAGCGGCCTGGCGCTGCCGAGCTTGCCCGACCTGGAGGCGGACTTCAGCCATGTCGCTTCCCTCAAGCTCACGGGCATGAACCTGAGCACCTCGCCGGAGGGGTTTCTCTCCGGTTTTCAAGGCGTGCGCTGGCTTGATCTGTCGAACAACCAATTGCGCGAACTGCCGCCTGCGGTGGGGCAGATGCACGGTTTGACACGGCTGTTTCTGGACGACAACCAGATCCGCTTGACCGCCGGCAGCGCCCGGGTCCTGGCCGAGCGCACCACGTTGCGGGCACTGTGGATGAGCCGCAATCCGCTGGGCATGGTCCCGGACTTCAGCCGGATTCCGGATATCCGTTCGGTGCGCTTGAGCGGTACCGACATTCCGCGCTGGCCCGCTGGGCTGGAATCACAGACGTTGCTCGACGAAATCGACCTCAGCCATAACCAACTGACCACGCTGCCCGAAGGCCTTATTGCACCCACCGAGCAGCAACTGGAGCGCTCCGTACGCCTGAGTACCATCACCAACGTCGGCAACAACCCGTTGACCGAAGCCACCCTGCAGCAGGTGCGGGCGTATGCCGAACGCCTGGAAGAGGGCGGCCAGTTGCAGGGTGGCCGCCCCTTGAGGCTGATCAGCACGGCATTGGGCTTGCGCTCACCTGTGGTGGTGAGGCCTTTGGGCGCCCCCTTCGAGCGCTGGGCGCGGGGCTTTGATGCGCAGGAGTTGGCCGGCCGTGGAGCCCAATGGTCCACCCTGCGGGATGACCCCGGCAGCCAGGGGTTTTTCGAGGTGCTTGCTGATATGGAAGCGCCCGCGGCCGGCCGTGAAGACCTGCAACGGCGGGTGTGGGAGGTGATCGACAGTATCACCGAACCCAGCGCCGAGTCGGCGGCGCTGCGCGAAGACATGTTCACCTGGGCCGGGCGGGCCGCGTGCTGTGACCGCGCCGCCTTGTCGTTCAGTAACCTGGAAGTGATGCAGTTGGTTTACCGCGCCAAGGCGGCGGCAGGTGATGCGGCGCAAGGGCCGGCCCTGCTGAAGCTGGCCCGCGGCCTGTTTCGTCTGGACGAGGTGGAAAAGACGGCGCTGCAACGGATCGCCGAGCGCACCGAGCAGATCCGGAACGACCCGCAGTTGTCAGACCAGGCCAAACGCCGAGCAATCGGTCGCCTTGATGAGGTCGAGGTTCGCCTGGCCTATCGCTATGGGTTGAAGGACGATCTGGAGCTACCGGGCCAGCCCGGCCAGGCGCGGTTCATTGCCATGGGTAACGTCACCCCGCAAGACCTGACGAACGCCCGCGAACGCATCCTGGCCTTGAACAACTCCCCGCAGGAACGCCAGGCCCTGCTATCCCGGGACTTCTGGAAAGACTACGTCACCAGCAAGCACCGCGTGCAATTCGACGCGCTGAGCAAGCCTTTCCACGAGCAGCTTGCACAGCGGTTGGAACAGGTCGAAGCCGGCACCCTGTCCCGTACCGACTACGACACCCAGGCGCGGGGCTTGCAGGATCAACTGGGCATTGCCGAGGCCGACTTGATCGAGCGTTTGACCACTACCGAGCTGGAGGAATATCCCCAGCCCGGTCCTCCCGAGGCCTGA
- a CDS encoding dermonecrotic toxin domain-containing protein — protein sequence MPTLINGAPLGTHYDFIKAKVPDWFTQANARRREELGSHTLQLPHWFGEATPATRATLGLGHARYRESLNAVDQSLGRIEDIAAFAEPLLKAAIRQQFNLDLDVRSVYFARKYAPQDRSGVSAFLDIDATRDASLQARYLGTSLLETALANFEPSEERALPCADCQIITTWGSYTDEAIPSFSVLQDHAIAIPAHEFARLCRQLDLGAQYQAHIQAQLLPDDRVRRTALEQSLEQHHREQLTLSLQIAAMQQTVSASARRMLEQLLVDPATATLDGRPVTLSALVVFDSVLVGPLLIGAARKGSGRTERLVVYLPDDPLHPLKEYASSGAFMADLRARLHSASYREYFSRFIPLREQGTFFHRFKTLYRLDGLNGDYPLQAHPPRLPMGEQAIGATPWIQLRQARTRKIFADARAVAVPTGDEDRVARLARLLGFYDAVVDVFNLAAFVVPGVGPLMLLVGAAQLCGEVFDGIEAFEHGEVQEMWAHLASIALNVAAAGTAAKVLPQVRLSSLVDGLQPVTLADGKQKLWRGDLEAYRVPIALPVDALPDALGLYTDNGHALLGIEDGMYRVVRDPAKGEYRIRHPSREGAYEPRLSHNGQGAWSHELEQPQTWQGARLMRRLGPVVRGFSDAELEQIRHVSGVDEDALRRLHAEHTPVPAILLDTVRQFRAYASAVQVAAGIGAGGLPDVLCGYAASVAVELPGWPAGYAIEAFAGADLGGPSVKYGDVDALAGRTLKIHRAELMGGKLPERITDFFDEQQMDRLVGRYTARDRTARIDAMKSRLQDQASRMRARLMRSLYADQQPATDAAEALVQRDFKHLPTLMVREMLDRLPPAQRTALDHATRLPLDVAQRARQLQQQARLAHAYEGLYLDALVNQDTEALVLNTLHRLPGWSDSLRLEVREGDLQGALRASYGNPDAAERKVLVRVGDGRYEARDERDQHLHGVDDLYASLQHALPDRHRRALGLPHVGQGAQLKQKIIANALSRESLRAVLNMQTPTRSFFHTPVRVAGKLGYPLTGRGVGTSPVTIESRVRELFPAMSDAALVDYLQGKDLENTAWLFALEVDYKRLGDVLTEWRWANRDNASLRTRRRISSAIKAAWRNSSPHWDYDVRGAYRGQCIELSGEEFGPELATLPVLPGNFNHVTSIRLIDCALTEAGTEFLSTFRKLRALDLSNNALTRLPPVVDELPFLEHLALEDNEIVLTTESVASLRTKRAMEMLSLDGNPLGMPLDISRMGRLKFLMLASCELSQWPTGLFAMHRSREFVLDLSYNPLSQIPEVAPGSERAETLARTAVSHDQVSPEVSAKLKLYMESIGLDPGRVFPPRRLQGSGHWMAGLTPEQWLEKLPVWNAVEEAEGAEPFFNELQKLSTSSDTLEPNYKEQLTAKVWRMLEAMAADTDLREHLFLMALAPTTCVDAGAQLFNAMGVEVLVQEARGILDEPLRTQTLLGLAIGKSRLDELGKIAKARMRELKDAGMPYPIYDEQGLIITQYDAAGEPLATIDEVEIDLAYHTGLATALDLPWQSRTMMFVEPNVTPVQLENAYRHIEALEQGDLLSVQVAQQPFWESYIRDAYAERFRDAERRIGALTDLIVAQEEWQAGSVLSAPHRQALRDTILSAGQVLGKTSEQLAQGQVMSQEQYTAELATLSEVYNQLLVTLTGTIIRRFPSRALAPWAPGLLP from the coding sequence ATGCCTACCCTGATCAATGGTGCCCCGCTTGGCACTCACTACGACTTTATCAAGGCGAAAGTCCCGGACTGGTTTACCCAGGCCAACGCCCGGCGCCGCGAGGAGCTGGGCAGCCATACCCTGCAATTGCCGCACTGGTTCGGGGAGGCCACGCCGGCCACGAGAGCCACATTGGGCCTGGGCCATGCCCGTTATCGCGAAAGCTTGAATGCCGTCGACCAGAGTCTGGGCCGTATCGAAGACATTGCGGCATTCGCCGAACCGCTGCTCAAGGCAGCGATCCGGCAACAGTTCAACCTGGACCTGGATGTGCGCAGTGTGTACTTCGCGCGCAAATACGCACCCCAAGACCGCAGTGGCGTGTCAGCTTTCCTGGACATTGACGCCACCCGCGACGCCTCACTGCAGGCTCGCTACCTGGGAACCTCATTGCTGGAAACGGCCCTGGCCAATTTTGAACCCAGTGAAGAACGCGCTCTGCCATGCGCCGATTGCCAGATCATAACCACCTGGGGCTCCTACACCGATGAGGCCATTCCCTCGTTCTCGGTGCTGCAGGATCACGCCATTGCCATCCCCGCCCATGAGTTTGCGCGTCTGTGCCGCCAGCTCGACCTGGGGGCGCAGTACCAGGCGCATATCCAGGCACAGCTGCTACCTGATGACCGCGTCCGGCGTACCGCCCTGGAACAATCCCTTGAACAGCATCACCGCGAGCAACTGACGCTAAGCCTGCAAATCGCCGCGATGCAGCAGACGGTGAGCGCCAGTGCTCGCCGCATGCTTGAGCAATTGCTGGTTGATCCTGCAACCGCCACGCTCGATGGCCGGCCCGTCACGCTTTCTGCATTGGTGGTTTTCGACTCGGTACTGGTGGGGCCTTTGCTCATTGGGGCGGCACGTAAAGGCAGTGGCAGGACCGAGCGTCTGGTGGTCTACCTGCCCGATGACCCGCTACACCCCCTCAAGGAATACGCGAGCAGCGGTGCGTTCATGGCCGACCTGCGAGCACGCTTGCACAGCGCGTCTTATCGCGAGTATTTCAGCCGCTTTATCCCCCTGCGCGAGCAAGGCACCTTCTTTCATCGCTTCAAGACGTTGTATCGACTCGACGGCTTGAATGGCGATTACCCATTGCAGGCCCACCCACCCAGGTTGCCCATGGGCGAACAGGCAATCGGTGCAACCCCCTGGATCCAACTGCGCCAGGCCCGGACCCGCAAGATTTTCGCCGATGCGCGGGCAGTGGCCGTACCCACCGGCGATGAGGATCGCGTAGCACGTCTGGCCCGGCTGTTGGGTTTTTACGATGCGGTGGTGGATGTGTTTAACCTGGCCGCATTCGTGGTGCCCGGCGTGGGGCCGCTTATGTTGCTGGTGGGGGCCGCACAACTATGCGGCGAAGTGTTCGACGGCATCGAAGCGTTCGAGCACGGTGAGGTGCAGGAAATGTGGGCGCACCTGGCCAGCATCGCGTTGAATGTCGCGGCGGCCGGCACTGCGGCCAAGGTGTTGCCGCAGGTCCGGCTGTCGAGTCTGGTGGACGGTTTGCAGCCGGTGACCCTGGCCGACGGCAAGCAGAAGCTGTGGCGAGGCGACCTTGAGGCCTATCGAGTACCCATTGCGCTGCCGGTTGATGCCCTTCCCGATGCGCTCGGGTTGTACACCGACAATGGGCACGCATTGCTCGGCATTGAAGACGGGATGTATCGGGTGGTCCGGGACCCGGCCAAAGGTGAGTACCGCATACGTCACCCATCCCGCGAAGGTGCTTACGAGCCCAGGCTTTCCCACAATGGTCAGGGAGCCTGGAGCCACGAACTGGAGCAGCCCCAGACATGGCAAGGCGCGCGCCTGATGCGGCGGTTGGGGCCGGTGGTGCGCGGTTTCAGTGATGCCGAGCTGGAGCAGATCCGCCATGTCAGCGGAGTCGATGAAGACGCGTTGCGCCGGTTGCATGCAGAGCACACACCCGTGCCCGCGATTCTGCTCGATACCGTACGCCAGTTCCGCGCCTATGCCAGCGCGGTTCAGGTTGCCGCGGGCATTGGCGCCGGGGGCCTGCCGGACGTTTTGTGCGGTTACGCGGCGAGCGTGGCCGTCGAGCTGCCGGGCTGGCCGGCTGGTTATGCGATCGAGGCGTTTGCGGGCGCTGACCTCGGCGGGCCGTCGGTGAAATACGGTGACGTCGACGCGCTTGCCGGGCGAACCTTGAAAATCCATCGGGCAGAATTGATGGGCGGGAAGTTGCCGGAACGGATCACGGATTTTTTCGACGAGCAGCAAATGGATCGGCTGGTGGGGCGCTATACCGCGCGTGACCGCACGGCACGTATCGACGCGATGAAAAGCCGCCTGCAAGACCAGGCAAGCCGAATGCGCGCACGCCTGATGCGCAGCCTCTATGCCGACCAGCAACCTGCGACCGACGCGGCAGAAGCGCTGGTGCAGCGTGACTTCAAACACCTGCCCACGCTGATGGTACGGGAGATGCTGGACAGGTTGCCGCCCGCACAGCGAACGGCCCTGGACCATGCCACCCGCCTGCCGTTGGACGTTGCCCAGCGTGCGCGCCAGCTGCAACAGCAGGCGCGATTGGCCCATGCCTACGAAGGACTGTACCTGGACGCACTGGTCAATCAGGACACCGAGGCGCTGGTGCTCAATACGCTTCACCGGCTGCCGGGCTGGAGCGACAGTCTTCGCCTGGAGGTACGCGAGGGTGACCTGCAGGGCGCGCTGCGTGCCAGCTATGGCAACCCCGACGCCGCTGAACGCAAGGTGCTGGTGCGCGTGGGTGACGGCCGTTACGAGGCGCGTGATGAGCGCGATCAGCACCTGCATGGTGTCGACGACCTGTACGCCTCCCTCCAGCACGCCTTGCCCGACCGGCACCGCCGCGCCCTGGGGTTACCCCATGTCGGGCAGGGGGCCCAGCTCAAGCAAAAAATCATCGCCAATGCCCTGTCCCGCGAGTCGCTGCGGGCGGTGTTGAATATGCAGACGCCGACGCGCTCGTTTTTCCACACACCAGTGCGGGTTGCCGGCAAGTTGGGTTACCCGTTGACCGGGCGTGGCGTAGGCACCAGCCCAGTCACCATAGAAAGTCGGGTGCGTGAGTTGTTTCCGGCGATGAGCGATGCGGCGCTGGTTGACTACCTGCAAGGAAAAGACCTGGAAAACACCGCGTGGCTATTTGCATTGGAAGTGGATTACAAACGACTCGGTGATGTACTGACGGAATGGCGTTGGGCCAACCGAGATAACGCTTCCTTGCGCACGCGACGCCGGATTTCCAGTGCGATCAAGGCGGCGTGGCGTAACAGCAGCCCGCACTGGGATTACGATGTCAGGGGGGCTTATCGCGGGCAATGTATTGAACTCTCCGGTGAAGAGTTTGGCCCTGAGCTGGCGACACTGCCGGTGCTGCCGGGCAATTTCAATCATGTCACGAGCATACGGCTTATTGACTGCGCATTGACTGAGGCCGGTACGGAGTTTTTATCGACCTTCCGCAAGCTGCGTGCGCTGGATCTCTCGAACAACGCGCTTACGCGTTTGCCGCCGGTCGTGGACGAGCTGCCGTTCCTCGAACACTTGGCCCTGGAGGACAATGAGATTGTGCTGACCACCGAATCGGTCGCCAGCCTGCGCACTAAGCGGGCGATGGAAATGCTGTCTCTGGACGGTAACCCACTTGGCATGCCGCTCGATATCAGCCGCATGGGGCGCTTGAAATTTTTGATGTTAGCCAGTTGCGAACTGAGCCAGTGGCCCACGGGCCTGTTTGCCATGCATCGGTCGCGGGAGTTCGTACTCGACCTGTCGTACAACCCGCTCAGTCAGATTCCAGAGGTGGCGCCGGGTTCCGAGCGGGCCGAGACACTTGCCAGGACGGCGGTCAGCCATGATCAGGTATCGCCCGAGGTGTCTGCAAAACTCAAGCTGTATATGGAGTCTATCGGGCTGGATCCCGGGCGTGTCTTCCCGCCGCGTCGGTTACAGGGCAGTGGGCATTGGATGGCGGGTCTGACGCCGGAGCAGTGGCTGGAAAAACTGCCTGTCTGGAATGCGGTTGAAGAGGCCGAAGGCGCCGAGCCCTTTTTTAACGAACTGCAAAAACTGAGCACGTCCTCCGATACCCTGGAGCCGAACTACAAGGAGCAACTGACGGCCAAGGTGTGGCGAATGCTGGAGGCGATGGCGGCCGACACGGATTTGCGCGAGCACCTGTTCCTGATGGCGCTGGCGCCCACCACCTGCGTGGATGCTGGGGCGCAGTTGTTCAATGCGATGGGGGTCGAGGTGCTGGTGCAAGAAGCTCGCGGCATTCTTGATGAACCGTTGCGCACGCAAACATTGCTTGGCTTGGCAATCGGCAAGTCGCGCCTGGATGAGTTGGGCAAAATTGCGAAGGCCAGGATGCGTGAGCTCAAGGACGCGGGTATGCCGTATCCGATCTACGATGAGCAGGGCCTGATAATCACTCAATATGACGCGGCCGGTGAGCCACTGGCGACCATTGATGAGGTGGAGATCGACCTTGCCTATCACACTGGGCTGGCGACCGCGCTGGACCTGCCTTGGCAGTCCCGAACCATGATGTTTGTCGAGCCTAATGTCACGCCGGTGCAGCTTGAAAACGCCTACAGGCACATCGAAGCCCTCGAACAGGGGGATTTGTTGAGCGTGCAAGTCGCGCAGCAGCCGTTTTGGGAGAGCTATATCCGAGACGCCTATGCCGAACGTTTTCGCGACGCTGAACGCAGAATTGGTGCGCTGACCGACTTGATCGTCGCGCAAGAGGAATGGCAGGCTGGCAGCGTGCTGTCCGCGCCGCACCGGCAGGCGTTGCGCGACACCATTCTTTCGGCGGGCCAGGTGTTGGGCAAAACGTCGGAACAACTGGCGCAAGGGCAGGTGATGAGCCAGGAGCAGTACACCGCCGAATTGGCAACCCTGAGTGAGGTGTACAACCAGTTGCTGGTGACGTTGACGGGTACGATAATCCGCCGGTTCCCCAGCAGAGCCTTGGCGCCGTGGGCGCCAGGGCTACTGCCTTAA